A section of the Pristiophorus japonicus isolate sPriJap1 chromosome 4, sPriJap1.hap1, whole genome shotgun sequence genome encodes:
- the LOC139262112 gene encoding homeobox protein Nkx-2.5-like: MFAGAATSTPFSVKDILNLQHHPDMASLGESAGLDSPPSPASCMLARTKQQHYSETQSLAAYNELLPKLNSCKNHPNYSSTSYANNYLEIDDREVKTSSGPTGNIEKECRLMEVNAEKEGQKAEEVERPRRRRRKPRVLFSQAQVYELERRFKQQKYLSAPERDHLANILKLTSTQVKIWFQNRRYKCKRQRQDKSLEMVGLPPPRRIAVPVLVRDGKPCLGESSPYNSPYNMNISPYAYGTYANYTNYSGAATTANYSCNYPSVQAVPPSTAAGSFMNMNFTVADLNTAVQTQIHQNTGVSTLHGIRAW; encoded by the exons ATGTTTGCCGGCGCAGCAACTTCGACTCCATTCTCTGTGAAGGATATTTTAAATCTtcaacaccatcctgacatggcgtCTCTGGGTGAGTCAGCGGGTCTCGACTCGCCTCCCTCCCCTGCCTCATGTATGCTAGCACGGACCAAACAGCAACACTACAGCGAGACGCAATCCCTGGCAGCATACAACGAACTACTGCCTAAACTGAATTCCTGCAAAAACCATCCCAACTATTCAAGCACTTCATACGCAAATAATTATTTGGAAATCGACGACAGAGAAGTAAAGACAAGCAGCGGGCCGACGGGAAACATTGAGAAGG AATGCCGACTGATGGAAGTTAACGCGGAGAAGGAAGGTCAGAAAGCTGAGGAAGTCGAGCGACCCCGGCGAAGGAGAAGGAAACCACGAGTTCTCTTCTCTCAGGCACAGGTCTACGAACTAGAGAGGCGCTTCAAACAACAGAAGTATCTCTCTGCACCCGAGAGGGACCATTTGGCAAACATACTGAAGCTCACCTCCACCCAGGTCAAAATCTGGTTCCAGAATCGCAGATACAAATGTAAAAGGCAACGCCAGGACAAATCTCTGGAGATGGTGGGCCTTCCGCCTCCGAGAAGAATCGCGGTGCCAGTGCTGGTCAGAGATGGGAAGCCGTGTCTGGGAGAGTCTTCACCTTATAACTCACCGTATAACATGAACATCAGCCCTTACGCTTATGGCACTTATGCAAACTATACCAACTACAGTGGTGCAGCCACTACTGCCAACTACAGCTGTAACTATCCCAGTGTTCAAGCCGTGCCCCCTTCGACAGCGGCCGGCAGCTTTATGAACATGAATTTCACTGTCGCTGACTTGAACACTGCGGTACAGACTCAAATCCACCAGAACACTGGGGTTTCTACATTGCATGGGATCAGAGCCTGGTAA